A DNA window from Anaerolineae bacterium contains the following coding sequences:
- a CDS encoding TIGR01457 family HAD-type hydrolase gives MAYFKGISAFIVDMDGVLYRGNTAIPGAKEFISTLEETGRKFLLLTNNSSLTPAQYEAKLEKMGIKVQKERIFTSAQATAFYLRLTARAGAKVFLIGMDGIREALLAEGFTISEDKDVDFVVVGIDYNLSYEKLKKATLAIRAGAVFIGTNPDKTLPTEEGLCPGNGAILAALEASTDVKPITIGKPSPLIFELALKRLGSNPQETAVVGDRLETDILGAHRAGLKSILVLSGATDRNHLALAELKPDFVFESVKELAEALRGE, from the coding sequence ATGGCGTACTTTAAGGGAATTTCTGCTTTTATTGTTGACATGGATGGGGTCCTCTACAGAGGCAATACCGCTATCCCTGGAGCGAAGGAGTTCATCTCAACCCTGGAGGAAACCGGGCGCAAATTTTTGCTTCTCACCAACAACTCCTCCTTAACTCCAGCCCAATACGAAGCCAAACTGGAAAAGATGGGGATAAAAGTTCAAAAGGAAAGGATTTTTACCTCGGCTCAGGCTACGGCCTTTTACCTCCGCCTGACGGCCAGGGCCGGGGCTAAGGTTTTCCTCATAGGCATGGATGGCATAAGGGAAGCTCTGTTAGCCGAAGGATTTACCATCTCCGAAGACAAGGACGTGGATTTTGTGGTGGTGGGGATCGACTACAACCTTTCTTATGAAAAGCTTAAAAAAGCAACGCTGGCTATAAGGGCGGGGGCAGTCTTCATAGGCACTAACCCCGATAAAACCCTGCCCACAGAAGAAGGGCTTTGCCCTGGAAATGGGGCCATCCTCGCCGCTCTGGAAGCTTCCACCGATGTCAAACCCATTACCATAGGAAAGCCTTCCCCTTTGATTTTTGAATTGGCTCTTAAACGCCTGGGAAGCAATCCCCAAGAGACGGCTGTAGTGGGGGACAGACTGGAAACAGATATACTGGGAGCTCACAGGGCTGGACTTAAAAGCATACTGGTGCTTTCTGGAGCCACCGATAGAAACCATCTGGCCTTAGCCGAATTGAAGCCTGACTTCGTCTTTGAAAGCGTAAAAGAATTGGCAGAAGCTTTAAGGGGGGAATAA